aaggcagCAGAAAGCATGGAAACTGCACCTAAACTCAGCGAGGCGAGCAAAAAAGGTTCAAGATTTATGTCCGCACTTGATGAGGCTCTGTACGAATCATCAGATGCTGAGAACAGCGCGGACGATGAAACTGCACCAAAGAGGGGGAAAGCCAGTCGCTTTATTGTCGAATCTAAAGAAAATCCTTTGGACTTGCTCGACTCTCAAACGTTAGCTCACATATCTTCCACAAGGCCACGTAAATTCGACGCGGCATCCAGGAAGAAAGGCAGAGACCATGTTTTCAGTTTCGATGCTGACGGTAAATTACTTGTGAAAGACGAGAAAAAGCCATCAGAAAGCGATGACGTATTTGACTCATCATCTAGCGGTATTAATGCTTACTTAGAAGCAGTCAAGCACGGCCCTGTGAGAGgacaaaaaaacaagctcaagttcaaaaagggTACTAGAGCTGGCGATAACGACTTCAGCGATGACGAAGGTGCAAATAAATCATTCAAACCTAACATGAATGGCAAAAAGgttcagaagaaaaaaggcgGGCCCAAATTTAGGTCTAATAGAAAGCTCTAAGCAGAGCAAGCTCGGTTTTAAATTCATACTCAACTGAATTATGTACAGTATCAAATAAGCAGTTGTAATCAGCTTGGATTGAACCCGCCGCGGTAAAAAACGCAActatcaaagaaaaaaggtTGCCTGTTCCGTCTCGGATGCAAAGCCTTGGCAGGGATTGGGTGCAAccattcttgaaaaatgtcCAGCATTCGCAAACCGCGACTTCCAATGATTGCAGGTGCCCCGACTCGGCCGCCTTAGCGACCTTGCTATTTTGTCCTTTTATCTCAGTAAGTATTGAAGTCGAATTCGTGGCCTTGAAATACTTCGTCTCCAAACTCCAAAgaatctcttctttggaagGTATCGTTCAAATTTTCGGCTTCTGCAAGTTGCAAATTGTTTTCTGACCCCAGCGTGAGATTCATACTATTTTCCatttgctcaaaagctgcCATATCTTCGTTTAGGTCATTATCATCAAAGTTAACATCATTTAAATCTATGTCATCATGGCTCACGTCgacgtcttcttcttcgaatgACAACCTAATATTGTCGAGCCTGTTGTCCTTCTGATGAGCCGCCAGCTTCGTAATTAgagccttttctttgagagcctTTTCGTCactttctgtttcttgagGCTCAGGTGGCATTATTTCGCTGTTATCAAAGCGACGGTCTCTACAAAAGATCGAAGACCGTAAGCCGGGGACAGGCGGCAGGCTCTTTATGTCCTTGACTTCTCTACCGGAGATCTTTCTTGCGTGCATGAGTTGTTGTCTGCGAATCATAAAACGTGTCCAATCACTCATGTCACCGCTGCGGACAAGTTGTTCGACAATGTCATTGTCTTGCCCGCTATCTACTCTATCCTTTGCGGAGCCTTTGTCTAGCTGATTGATGTATTCAGGAATCATAGAAAGTGGCTTTGACAATTTATCTTTGGGTCGAAGTAATTCCGAAGTAGGGGTCGCTACCGCTCGCGCTTCTTTCGGTATGGGGCTCAGAAGACACCAttccttgaacttttgcATGCCTATGTCGCTGACAAGGTTAGGGTTCTCATCGTAAACATCGAGAGTACTCATCGGTTTTAGAAGCCCAACATTCAAAAGGGCCTGGGATATATCTTGCAATGCAATATCCTCATACTCATCCATTCTGCTTCGAGAAAGTTTCATCACTTCCAGCACcaaaagctgcaagaaTCGCACATATAGATCCGTGAATGCATCAACTGTAGATGGCTGAGCCTTATCAAAGCCAtggcttttgagcagctggaTCATCGAAATTCTCAAAAGCCCGAAGTGAAACTCCTTGTTGGAGGTTGACATCGTCGAAGGACTTTGGTGGGTGCCGACTTGATACTCCTTTCTATGACGCTATTAGATGCCATAGTCGAGATGATGGTAGAATTTCGTGACTTTATTTTGTTACCCGGTATTCTTACAAGAAGGCCCTCTCGCTTTTCGTAGTTTGAACAAATAAGTCaaatcttcaaacaaaTCAAGTCGCAAATTAAAGGGCCGCAACAACTTCATCGCGAATACTAAGGGTCCAATGGCAGAGCTTTCGCTTTACTCGGTTGAGGCGGTACTTTTGCTGGATAATGAAGGGAACAGAATCTACACTAAATACTACCACAGCCCCCACGAAAAATCTGATTCTCATATCACTAAGAGGGCGATAGATGGAATGAGCAGTTCCAGCAAACAGCAGACTGAGTATGAAAgcaggcttttcaagaaaacgcaCAAGCAGAACTCTGAGATCCTAATTTTTGAGGATTGTTTGGTTTTGTACAAGGAATATGTGGACGTGTCGTTATACCTCGTGGGATCAATCGACGAGAACGAGCTGGTGCTTCAGCAGGCGTTTTCTGCTATCAAAGACTCGTTAGAGTTAATTTTGGCGACTGGGATTGATAAAAAGAATATTATTGAGCATTTCGATATGGTGGCCTTAGCAATCGATGAGTCTATCGACGACGGTATAATCTTGGAGACAGATCCAGCTACCATTGCTTCCAGGGTGACGAAGCCACCTTCTAAGGACGCACCTATCAATATAGAGCTAAGCGAAAAGGGTTTGTTGAGCGCATGGGGGTTCGCCAAGAGCAAGCTCGCCGAGAGACTACAACAAGGCTTGTAATAACAAGTGTCACAGCGCGTTAAATAACTATATAACATAAAGCTAATGTAAAGGCTACTTTAGGGCATCATTTTTTCCCCTTTTTCTTCCCTTTACTACTGGGAGTTCCCTTGGTTTTACTCTTCACTTCGTTTTGGCCTGGGATAGTAATCTTAAGCTTATCTGTGTATAGTATAGAAACGAGGTCTAGTtccttcaatttcttgatgagctcgTGCTCGCAAGGCCAGTCGAGCTCTTTATCACTTTCCGTTTCATCAACTTTCCTTTTAGAGAAATATGTTAATATCTCGTTCAAAGACTTAGTCTTCTTGGCATTACCAGGCTGGACTTTAACCTTGTACTTGTACTTTGTTAATGCAGGCCATGGAGCGTAAACTGGAACTATATCACGAACTTTGCTTTTATCGTCAACAACAGGGCTGATTTCGCTGAAAATCTTCGCGTAGTTGACGTTGACTTTCTGCTCTGAGCCAAACATCAAAGACTGCTGTTTTTTCTGTCTTTCGCGtctgaattttttttgttccCGCTCCTTTAGTTTTGCCGCTTCCTCTTCAGCCTTTTGCTGTTGTCTCTCGGAGCCCTTCAAGGTTCCTAGTACAGCAAGCCTCATCAACCGCTCTTCCTCGTCTTGATCCGCATATTTcttttgcattttcttcattttgcCTTTTTTGCCGCGGacatttttcttgatggTTTCTTTGTTAGAACCTGATTTATCTGAGAAAGCACTCCCATTTTCTGAATTGTTGTTGGTTTCGCTCTGCTCGCTTGGCTCTTTATCAGCCTGAACATCACTGTCAGAATTTGATATCTTGGGATACAGACCTGTGGTTACTGGCACCTCATCGCTGTCACTTTTTTCCTTGACGGACTTTAAGTCTGTGGACTTGGTAGGTGACTGATGCTCCTTCACACCCTCCATTTTCTTTCCTATCACGAATCCTTCATCGATTCTTCGATTTTCGTCTTTGCtaatttcaagttcatcgtCTTTACCTTGTACTTGCCCTGGCACCGCATCCTCGTCTAACAcgctcttctctttttgtgcttcttcgtcatcctGGTCCTCATCATCGGCCCCatcttcctcctcttcctcatcggAGTCTTTCGTCTTCCATAAAAGTGCAAATCCCATTACCAACTGCGAGGGAGGTAAAAACgactttttcttttcgtctttgagtCGGAAAGTGCCAGCTGGCAAAACTTCACCACCATAGTTATCGAATTTGCTAAGTTCTTTGGCGAAACACCACCACGCTGATGattgaatttttttggaCCAAGCAGGAGATGCTGACATGCACATGATGCCCGCCTGCATTAGCGTATTAGGCGGAACTTCGGTTTCATCTGGGTTTTTTATCCATACGTGCGTGTCGAAGCTGTTAGAGACAAAGACATCATTATCGTGGATGTACTTGCCGTATATTTGATCAGATTCCATTCCGCTTTTGCCCATCAGCACCAAAAATCCTTCACTTGAGACGAACCAATGGAATTTCTCGAAGAAATATGGCTTCCTGGTCTTATTGAGCACGTCATGcgactctttcaatttcttcttcaaatctttttctATCCTTTGCTCGATATTCTTCAGTGCCTTTTGCGCATTCTTTTCCAcctttttctgcttctcaaCATTAGATTTCTTAATATTGAAATAATTGGAGGCGTTGGCATAAGCTGATAGCGTTAAATCAATTGTTGCGTCTATCGAGGGTttctccttttttttgttatCGTTTCTATCTTTTTTTATATTAGAAACGCTCGTTAactcatcttcatcattaTCATCAGCTTCGAAGTCGGACAAAGAACTATCAGAACTGTCGGAACTAGATGTCTCATCTTCAGAGGAAGTTAGATtgtcctcttcttcgtccgAATTATCGCTTTCTATTTCATCATTGCGAGGCAGACTCAAGGTGAATTTATTGTTTTTAAGATCTAGCGGAAGCTTGATTAGGCGCGCAATCCTATTATTCTTTTTTTGCTCGTTTGAAATCAAAACCTCAATTGTTTTCCAGTCCATTTGCTGTTCAACAAGCGCTTTGATGGCATTCTGCGCTTCTTCTACGAGATCTGCCGCGGCTATTATTGCATGTCCCCTTACCTCATTTTGGGTTTGCACATCGATTAAAGCCTGTATCCTCTTCTCGTTATCGAGCTTCGCGCTTTCCAGTCTGTTTTTGGCTTGGAATTCTTGGTTTTGAATTCGTAACGCGTACTTGGAAGATTCAATAGTAGAGAAGAAGTCATCGACGGTTTTGTTGTATTGCCCAGGGACTTCAATTATCTTGGTATACCCCTTTTCGTCCTCAGACAAATGAGGCGGAAATGGATGGAACTGTTCATAAACAAACTCGAGATTTGCATCACCTTTTTCGCTATCATAGTGAGGATTTTTTTTAGCAATAATATATCCAAGCTTGCAACCATCTCTGAGAAGCTCGTTGACTTCTGATTCTGTCGCGTCCAACAAGTCAACTATTTCGTCGATTTTGTCTAAAAAGTTGAGACAAGGCGAATTTGGGGCAATGCCTCTGGATTTAAGATTTCTAGAAATGAGATCTGACGAGAGCTGAGGCTCTCgtaaaaacaaaagcttgtGAATGGAAAGCACCTTTGCGCCTTTTCCGGTTTTTGCCTTCACAGATGAATCAGCAAAGTCCTTCGCTTCCTTGATCCATCCGTTTACTTCGTCAGCAGAATGAACTTTGGACTTGGGGGGCTCAATGCGCGTGTTTTCGAGGAAGCTACCATCGAACATGTTGTAAATGTGGCCAACTTTGTTTTCGTGTTCATGGACGATCCTCTGCAGAACAATGATCTTACGATCCGAGTCTAACAGGATAACATTGCCCGCGCTGAAGAATTCCAAGACCAAAAAGAATTGACCATCATTGAAGCTAAGGACCAGGATTCTATCATTTGCCACTCTTTTTACTGTTGTAAGGCGCTTTGATTTCAGATGTTTGCGTAATTTCACCACAAATCCAGAGGGCGTTGCCGGGACGGGCCGCGTGAAATCAGTCAGGTGGACACGCAGCCCACAGTCAATAATAGCATTAAGCTTTGAGTCTGGCTTGTTGAATTTTAATAAAAACTGCCGGCTCGATTCTGCAATGTTGTAGATGTTAGACAATCTGTAGCCCTCAAGTTGCGATTTTAGCTCTCTGTAGAGAAGCTCTAGATCTAACGAGCTAATTCTTTGCTTCATTAGTTTAATGGAAGAAAGAACGGCCTGAGTTGCTCTTGTTTGAAGCCCTCCGAAATGCAGTGGCGCTAATTTGTAGTTTTCTTAAATACTAAGATTTTTTATTGCCATAGAGTTGCTACCCGCACAGGTTTgcatttcaagaacttcagcaTACAAGTCAGCGCTAAAATCTTGCCGCTGTGTGCTGCGCTCGTTTGTTATCCAGTTATGGACACTGTGCTTTGATTGTTGTGTATGAACAACAGCACAAAGTCTGATACGTGCTTTATGAAGTCGTCAAGCACAAAGTATGGCGACCGAGCTCCGTTTAAATGCTGTAGGACAAACTCTGCATAATGCGTCGCATTATATTGGATTTGAATTGAAGCATCAACTCACAACTCAACCTAATCCTTTAAGAATACGTGTGCACtgtcataaaacaataatggaacaaggatattctgagacaacgaaggaacaacatcagagataatgaggaacactagagataatgaggcttgcaCTAGGTCTCcggatctataactataagtactactgcatccaaggctcagtatgagattaagtagaagaaaggaagaaggatCCTCGAATGGAAGAATAATCGCGACCgtatagaggctattaaccgccaacttcatcataatccagAGGCTCATAATAACCTACGACATGCACAGTAGAGCCCGGATGCTAACATGTAATTGACAAATGCGGCCATCAGTATCAAAGGACTTCGTGGCCAAGCTGGTTAAGGCGTGCGACTGTTAATCGCAAGATCGTGAGTTCAATCCTCACCGAGGTCGAATTTaattttttggaaaagttgatgttcttcattTGATTAAAGTTGTGATTGCGTCATCGAATTTAATGGACTGCTACATACCAGAGCACTTAACTTCTTAGCatcatttgaagcaggACTCTCATCTTGCGTGGAGATTTGTTCCACTGAGAAAGGAcaaagtttttggccaCATTTATGGTACTATTCAAAGGACTATAAATACGGTAACGAGTACCTTCCAACAGCTAAGCGTCGGTGTTGGGTTTTTAGTTATTGGCCAAAATATAGTACGAATGACTGCGCTCGCTCTCGAAAGTATTAAGGCAGTTTTTAATTGCAACCTTAGACTTTGACTGCATTATTTGTCTCTTGTCTTATACTTATATTTGAAATATATTCTAATGGGACCTCCACAACTTAATATATCGAATACTGCATCTTAGGAGCGGCGTTCGCCTCATCAATATGTGTTGGTTTTCTCCAACCACGCCCCTGCATGCCTTATTATCAAATCAGGCGGGAGCAATTTCGAACCATTAAATAAACATAACAGCTTTGCCAATAACTTCCAGCTCACCTTGTTCGAgtaaagcttttgaaattaACCATGCGCAAACCTTCTTGATATTCCCTGGTAAACCTAGTAGCTTAAAGGAGTGCCCAATTTGAACAGCAATACCGAGTACCTGCTTGAGTACCTGCCTAGATATTCCCCACAATTGAATTTTTAAAAAAGTTGTATCAAGATTTGTAACTCTGAACCCCGTAAAGATAAAGTTTCCAGCAACAGTCTGGCTCAGTATCTTTCACAGTGTTTTGCAAGATACAAGACTCAGTATGAAGGACAACAAAGATACCGCAATCAAAAAGATTGCAAAACTGATCAGCGATAAACCTAattcaaaagttgttttCTTAGTCGGCGCTGGTATATCCACCTCATGTGGGATCCCCGATTTCAGATCGCCTGGCACAGGTTTATATGATAACTTGGCCAAACTTAACTTACCGTTTGCTGAGGCAGTATTTGATATCGAGTATTTTGAGCAAAACCCCAAACCTTTTTACACACTTgccaaagaactttatCCTGGCAACTACAAGCCCTCAAAGTTCCACCAATTAATGAGAGTTTTCCAGGATAAAGGAAAGTTGCATAGAGTATTTACACAAAACATTGATACCCTTGaaagagcagctggaaTTCATCCGGATTTGCTCGTAGAGGCCCACGGCTCCTTCGCACACAACCACTGCATCAGCTGCAAAAAAGAATACCCTCAGAATgtcttcaaagacaagatgTTAGTCGGTAAAAATTTCGCTAATTGCGAGGAATGCAAAGGTCTCATAAAGCCACAAATCGTGTTTTTTGGCGAAAATCTCCCGCGCAAGTTTTTTTCGACCTGGGATAAAGATGTTACAGAACTCGACGACGAAAGCATTGTTGTTGTCGCTGGGACCTCACTAGCAGTTTATCCCTTCGCGTCCTTACCAGAAGAAGTGCCGACAACGACCACTCGCGCTCTAATTAATTTAGAAAGAGTTGGCGATTTTAAAACAACTCCCAGGAACAGTGATGTTTTTTACAAGGGTTCAGCGGACGCAGCGGCTACTGAGCTagccaaagaacttggatGGTTAAGTGAGCTTGAGTTCTTATCAGGTCTCTTAGATAATGacaaaagttcttcaaagaccGTTGACGAAGGCcatgaagatgaagctgcAAAGGTTGACAGTATAACAAAAGATTTGGAAAAATTGGGATTGAAAGAGAATAAGTAGTTCAATCGTTTAGTTCGTACTTTCGAGCAATGCTTCGGGCTGTATCTCTATAGGCGTTCTTGACTCAAGCCTTCAAAGTGTTAAAACATCAACCTATCGTTTTCAATGCTATGCAATGTTCAAATAAGAGCCTTGGTAACACTACCACATtcacttgaaaaagacccGCAATCTGCGACAGCTCCATGATAATAAAAACCATCATACTCGATCCACCTAAAAAATTCAGACTTTTCCAATCAACATCATTTGGAAATTATCGCAACTGTGATCTGCCACTGAAACCGATTTTATCTATGCGAATAACTCCCTAATCCTGCACGCATCACACTTTATAAATCATAACCAAATAGAAGAGTTTCAGCCTGGTGTTAATAGCCTCACAGTACGTATAGGGCCATAAGGCTAAGTCCTCACGTTTTTGCAAGATCTTCATTAATATGCTATGGCAAATTTAGACCTTGGTTCGGCAAATTGTAAGCGTCCAAAAGTATTACTCTTATCAGGACTCAGTCCCCTGAAAGGATGAGATGCCCAATGTATGGCCGCATTCTGTTGGCGTCATCATGATTGTAAGACAGCGGAAGTTCTTTGCTCAAATAAAGAGCATTGACGCACACGTAAATGCCGCAATCAAAACCGTTGGGCTGTTGAGGGCATTGTTCATGAATCAACTCAAAATCACGTCCGATTTTCCCGCTGCTCTCCTCTAATAGGTATTCTTGCAAGACTTTCAGAATAGCGTGCCCCATAGTAGAAGGGCCGCTAGACAAAGAGTCAATATAACTTATCGTCTTTTTATCAATATTGATAAAGCCGAGAGCCCAATGAGATTGATTTAAGTTGATTGGAACAAATATTTTGCTCAGCTTTTCGACTTGaaccttctttttcttcatccacCTTCTAACGCCTTGATAACCTCTTTGCGAAAGTGTTGTATAAAAGAACGAGTTGAATGCAACGCAGTGTTCAGTTGTAATTTCAACATGCTTCATGAAAAATTCGACAATAATGTCATTGAGCCACCTTTTGGGTGCTAGTGTTTTAAAATCGTAAACTTTTATCTCgatgttgtttttgttcatAAGAACACCATTATCTGTTCTACTCAATGCTTTCTTGACATAAACGACATCTTCGTTTGTTAACTTGGGTACAAGTTCTCgttttttttgacgctttTCCCTCACTTCGGTCTgtattcttcttctttcctcAATCAGCCTCTTGTAACTTTTAAACTCTTCCTCGAAGGTTAGTACTGAAGTGTCAAATCTGAGCTTCTGAAAGCCAGTACGATGCTTGAGAGGGTTTTCATGCTCAGGAAGTCTGCGCTCCTTTATTATAATAAGATCATCGGGGCTTTCCCTTTTTCCCAGATTCTCGGCTAGAACTGCTTTGAACCTCTCTGTCAGGCTAGCAACCgaatttttgaatgtgGACTTAAGCCCCTCCCTTTCTTGCTCTCTCAGCTTTAGCTGTGTATCCCTTTGCTCTTCAATAAGTGCCGGTGCCCTATATTCTCCATTGAAGATCATTCTCAAATATGAGAGTTCTTCTGACGGTTTCCTAATGGTCAATGACCTAGAGTCTTCTGGCTTTTGAGCTCTActagcttttcttctgtaaAACGAGCTCCCGTAAGGAACTTGGTGTGCAGGTGCTGGTGAAAGAGAAATCTCACTAGAGTCCCATCCGAACGGGTCTTTCTTTGTGGCGAAGGCAAAGCTGCCGTTTTTCTCAGGGGTAATGCAGTTGTCTAGTTTTTGGGTCAAGTCGTCTGATTTTTTGCCTGGCAGCTCCTTCTGAGTCGGTACACTTAGCCGAGCATCTACTCCAGGCGATGATCTGGGTCGCTTGCATGGGGCACTGGAAGTTTGCAGAGCatttcttttcaaagagcgGCCAGACTGTTCAGTACTCTCGGCTACTGGCCGCGAACCTTGCAAGTCTTTTTGCGTATTGGAGTCGCCTGTGCTTCCAATCAAACCTTTGAAAGCGCGACTTGCGTAAAAAAAGGCTCCTTTGATATCTTGTACAATTCCTGGGGTTTGATTTTCAGGCCCATTGAGTCGGGCGGACATTCTTAGAGGTCCTTCAGTTGTGTACTCGGTGGTGCAAGAATGAAAGGGGgctgttcttcttcgcgGGCTGAATACGGTGGGGCCATTAACAAAGCTAAAAGTTGCTATGTGTGAGTGCGTTGGCGCGAAGTAGTTTTCTGTGCGTTTCCTTTTGGAACCAGTCTTTGTTTCGAGATTAGGCATCAACGTCAAGCCGCTTTAAGAGTGTATTCTATCTGTTTGGTTTTCTTATTGTTTTAATCTAATTTTCGACATCAATGAGGAATACAGTTTTTCCTTTAAGCGGCCCTGGGAAGTTAAAGCAGAGAAACAGCTCCCACCAAATGGCACATTAAACCTTCTCATCACCAAGGTTTACCATCCAAGtaaatgaagaaatagAAATGCATCATCTATGACACCACGTTTTCTTTAAGTTTGGATCGCAAGAAAGTCATTAAAGAATTGAGGTCCTCGTAATTATAGAGAGAACCACAAGATAACCCGCTTTCAGACACATTCCGCTTACTAGCCATATCTTTTCTGGAGTTAATTGGGCAACTCTTGGCTTTCTCTATCCTGCAAATCTTATAGTACTTATATGTAGCTGCATTATGTATTTATGGTTGCTCCGGGCTAAATCATCTCTCACTGTGAGAgatttgggctttttgttctACTTGATGGATTTTGACTCCAGTAACTCCTCGCTATTACGGACAACTTAAGTTCCTGCTACGCTTTTTGTGTCCTATGACCAATGCTCAAAGCGGTCAATTTTGGAACCTACTAGGCTTTTTGCATCAAAAAAGTGAGAGAATGTGACAACAAGTTTCAGTTGAGCAATTACTTAGCTTTTAGCTCAAATATTCTGTTATGCTATCGTGATAGGTCATTGCATAACCTGGGTTTTGAGTCAGTATGTTCTCCTCATTTGCTTTTAACACAGTTTTATGTACAGAGCTGAGGCGACATTTACAATGATACTGTTTTGAACACACACAGACTAATCACCTCCCGACTAAAAGCACAAAAACAGTATGAGTAGTCTACAAAAATATTCAATTCTATCTAAATTCAAGTGTCACATACTTTGTGGGGGTCTATTTCACGAAGCGGATAGAGTAGGGGCTATTGGTCAAAGGATCATCATCATGGTTCACTGGCGCCGATGGCTTTAAACACTAACCTTTCGATAAACCTGGCAAAGACAGGTAGTTGCTCAGCATCGTTTAAGGACATCGAGGAACCCTCGGTCCTTTCTTTacaagcagcttctttgaatGCAATAACGAAGTTGACAACTAGGGTGAAAACTACGACGAGCGCAACCATCAATGGACCAAAGGGCGCATCCAAATGCTGCCCGCTTCTCGCTTTAATGACGTTAAGTCTCTTGATATAAGTCCTGTAAGCCCACAGCCCTGTGAAGATTGTGATACAAAAATAAGCGTAGGCGAGGAATGTGGCCAATTGCGGAAATTCAGCTCTTCTAACAGAGTTGTATATGGTGAAGGTTAGCACACTCATTAAACTCGTTAGGGATAGCCATCTATTGAAAGTTCTTTCATTTGCCAACCAAACTTTGGCCTCAACTTTCACTGGCCCTGCATTCTTGAGGTAAGAAGTTGGCTTCTTAACACCAGGGGGTAATGTAatttcctcatcttctgaGTCAACACCAGTCAATTTGGCATTTCTGCCAACCAAAACATTGAGGAAATTGGGgttctgttttcttttccttgttctGCTGTGATGCTCTGTGGCCTCATCGTCCGAAGATTCAGGATCTTCTAAGTCTGCATCTCTTTCCTCAGCCTTTGGAGACCCTGCTCCTGACTGTTGAGATGATGGGGTGCCAGAGCCATTGCCGCTTCCTTGAACAACAGAAAgtctcttgatctttgcAAGACGGGCCTGATTGGCTTTTTGCtcctccagcttcttcttttcctcctcATACGCCTGTTTGGGGTCTTTCCTTATGTCGGTCTCTAAGTCAGGCAACCAAAATGGAAGCATATCAAgattttcatcatctccGTACAGCGATGCGACACCTTGTGCGTacttggaaaagttggCAACTTCCTTCACTAAGTGCGAGTTTGTGAGCTCCTCAACCCACTGTGCATGTTTTCCTGGGAGCTGGGAGCGCATGCTGTCTTTGACACCTCCTTTATCACCAATAGGGTTTCTGATACGTATGTCCAAAACAGCATACGGGAATTTGACGTATTCTCCAGGcctcaaaaacttgagcgGGTTAGGAATATCAGCGTCAATATCAGATCTATGCCAATTTTTGGGATCTCTTATtgggttttctttgtcaaaagaaTCCTCGCGAATGTACATTAAATCAGAGTCAATGCTGATTCTGATGCGATCATCACCAGGAATCTGGAAAGCGGTACGTGTGTACATGGCTCTCAAGACAGGTTGTAGCTCGTTTTCAAGCACGAATTGCTGAATGGTATTGAAATTGTTGCTCAACTTACTAATTTCATTGTCAACGGTACCGCgatctttcagcttctttaaAGTCTTCTCTTTGTAATCATTATCTCCGTTGAAAATGAATCCGTTAATAAATTTTGGTTTGAGCTTGATTCTCGTCTCATCAAAGTCAGATGCGCCAGTGTTGCGATCTTCAACCAGCATTCTCTTTTCTAAGAAGATGTCAGGTTTATCGGCAAGCTTCCCTGTCCATCTCAGTCTGAGGGTTGGGTTAAAGctggacttcaaaagcttgtcattgtaaagctcaaaagcttcgtTGTCAAGATAGATGGTCCTAATAACTGGGTCGTAACCTTTGTTCCCCAAGGAAGCACTGTCTGAAGCACTGCTACTAGGAGCGGCAGGGAAGGATACGTCTGAGTTCATGACAGTGGACTCAACTCTGCCTATGAGGTCGTCGTTTTCGCTGGGCGGGGCTGCGTACACTAAGACTGGCAGGTGTCTCAAAATCCTCGTCTTGACTTCCATTAGATTGTCAGGGTGAATCCAAAATGTATAGCTCCTGAAGGACGACTCCTCATGGTTGTGAACACTTGATAATTTCGAGGAGTTGGCCAGAGACTTGGAAACAGTGGAAGAGTTGGTTCTCAGAATATTGTAAAGAAAAGAAATCTTGTACAAAAGGGGAGAGTACTCTTCGGAATTGAAAGGTAACTCCTTGAGTCTAACTTGAAGTAGCGACTTCACCGAGGGGTAGCGAGGGTGGAGCTTATCGTGCTTCTTCACTATCTTAATGAAGCCCGTGTAGTTAACTCTGCAGAAgttatcaagctct
Above is a genomic segment from Lachancea thermotolerans CBS 6340 chromosome A complete sequence containing:
- a CDS encoding KLTH0A02640p (similar to uniprot|P43585 Saccharomyces cerevisiae YFL004W VTC2 Phosphate metabolism transcription is regulated by PHO system polyphosphate synthetase (putative)), translated to MLFGVRLANQMYPPWKDSYIEYERLKKLLKESIIEDSKFKGRKSQQNKGDLWSEKDESNFVAVLDAELEKVYSFQSTKFNSIMEKLVRLERKTDDEEAIKHLDFKHFQQVLEEALSEAQELDNFCRVNYTGFIKIVKKHDKLHPRYPSVKSLLQVRLKELPFNSEEYSPLLYKISFLYNILRTNSSTVSKSLANSSKLSSVHNHEESSFRSYTFWIHPDNLMEVKTRILRHLPVLVYAAPPSENDDLIGRVESTVMNSDVSFPAAPSSSASDSASLGNKGYDPVIRTIYLDNEAFELYNDKLLKSSFNPTLRLRWTGKLADKPDIFLEKRMLVEDRNTGASDFDETRIKLKPKFINGFIFNGDNDYKEKTLKKLKDRGTVDNEISKLSNNFNTIQQFVLENELQPVLRAMYTRTAFQIPGDDRIRISIDSDLMYIREDSFDKENPIRDPKNWHRSDIDADIPNPLKFLRPGEYVKFPYAVLDIRIRNPIGDKGGVKDSMRSQLPGKHAQWVEELTNSHLVKEVANFSKYAQGVASLYGDDENLDMLPFWLPDLETDIRKDPKQAYEEEKKKLEEQKANQARLAKIKRLSVVQGSGNGSGTPSSQQSGAGSPKAEERDADLEDPESSDDEATEHHSRTRKRKQNPNFLNVLVGRNAKLTGVDSEDEEITLPPGVKKPTSYLKNAGPVKVEAKVWLANERTFNRWLSLTSLMSVLTFTIYNSVRRAEFPQLATFLAYAYFCITIFTGLWAYRTYIKRLNVIKARSGQHLDAPFGPLMVALVVVFTLVVNFVIAFKEAACKERTEGSSMSLNDAEQLPVFARFIERLVFKAIGASEP